The Candidatus Thermoplasmatota archaeon genome includes the window AGGGACGGATCGAGCGTGGGCTCGCCCTCCAGCACCGCCGTCCGCAGCTCGTAGTAGTCCCGCGGCGGCTGGCCGAGGTAGTGCTTGCCCGTTGCCATGAGGTGCAGCAGCGCTGCCACGGCGTACAGGTCGGTCCGCGCGTCGGCCGGCTCGTTCCGCAGCTGCTCGGGCGCCATGTAGAGCGGCGTGCCCGGCTGGTGCCCCGTCGAGCTTAGCGTCGTGACGTTCACGTTGGGCGAGTGCGCGATGCCAAAGTCCGCAACCTTGGCCCGCCCGTCGCGCGCGAACAGGATGTTGGCTGGCTTCAGGTCGCGATGGAAGATGCCCTCCTCGTGCACGCGCTCCAGGCCCGCCAGGATCTCGTCGGCCACGCGAAGCGCCTCGGGCGCGCCAAGCGGCCCCTTCTGCACCCGCTCCGCGAGGCTTCCGCCCTCCACGAACTCCATGATGATCGCGTCGTTCTCCTCGTCCACGTCGTGCACGATCACGACGTTTGGATGGTTCACGGAACCGGCCACGCGCGCCTCGCGCAGGAACGCCGCGCGCATCTTGGGGATCGCGCGCCATTGCGGGTGCAGCTGCTTCACCACGACCTTGCGCCCAAGCTGCGTGTCCTCGCTCACGACCACGCGCCCAAAGGCGCCCGAGGGAAGCTCGCGGAGCGTCCGGTAGCGGGGCGGGCGCGGCCCGCCGCCTCCACGCGAGCTCTCGCCCGCGGGCGAGGGCACGCCCCGCCGCCCCCGGAGCAACAGCGCGACGGCCACGAGGGCAAGCCCCAACGCCAACGCCACCGGGAGCCACGGCAGGCCGCCGGAGAGATCCTGCGTTCCCAGTCCGCCCGCGCCTTGCCCGCCGGTCGCGGTGATCTTGACGCGCACGCTTGCGAAGTCGGCAAGCACGTATTCGACGCGCCAGCGGCCCGCCTCCGCCGGCATCGTGTACGAATCCGGCTCGGCCCCGCGGCCCAACGTCCGCGAATAGGCGAGGCTCCCCGAAGGCGCAAACACGCGCACCTGCGCCGAGCCCGACCCTTGCGCCTCCGTCTCCACCACAAGCGGGCCGTCGCCGGGCAGCGAATCGAAATGGTCCGGCTCGCGGGGCGCAAGCGCCCACGAGTAGCTCGCCTCGTACACCACGCGCGCGGAGCCCGACGGCGGAGGCGCGGCGTCGTCGGAGGTGTCGTTTCCGGACAGGTTCGAGGGCGGCGGCGTTTGCCCGGGCGGGCTCGCCGGGGGCGCGGGCACCGGCACCTC containing:
- a CDS encoding serine/threonine-protein kinase; this translates as MRQERAFRGAILAALLAAAGAQAGTATDPEVADASGDEFYVPVGGSGSAASEVDLLRAYFSVDGATILVTLETRSAASGFLERCPNCAWVVGWTVGGRQLGAMYLRSPINLAYEERAALVERSAGGDGALPWSEVSPIGFSFERGTPARVVFEVPRAVLPGLSGAGRLSDTFAESFGSTRAHAAARPTWYLADRAPNDGFGREVPVPAPPASPPGQTPPPSNLSGNDTSDDAAPPPSGSARVVYEASYSWALAPREPDHFDSLPGDGPLVVETEAQGSGSAQVRVFAPSGSLAYSRTLGRGAEPDSYTMPAEAGRWRVEYVLADFASVRVKITATGGQGAGGLGTQDLSGGLPWLPVALALGLALVAVALLLRGRRGVPSPAGESSRGGGGPRPPRYRTLRELPSGAFGRVVVSEDTQLGRKVVVKQLHPQWRAIPKMRAAFLREARVAGSVNHPNVVIVHDVDEENDAIIMEFVEGGSLAERVQKGPLGAPEALRVADEILAGLERVHEEGIFHRDLKPANILFARDGRAKVADFGIAHSPNVNVTTLSSTGHQPGTPLYMAPEQLRNEPADARTDLYAVAALLHLMATGKHYLGQPPRDYYELRTAVLEGEPTLDPSLAPGIAAVVRKGLAKRREDRFPSAADMRAAVRDALLRLRGAHGGE